One Takifugu rubripes chromosome 19, fTakRub1.2, whole genome shotgun sequence genomic window carries:
- the zmat1 gene encoding zinc finger matrin-type protein 1 isoform X2, translating to MDDSKVCTPLLAESDAQKNTSNSSYKGSVTDADKVIITNTDSIKVEGVKRDEDLLKGLLADDYCHVCEAVLLFESQRLSHYEGKKHAQRVRVYLQAKRAERTKQEDAAAQVTVHRTMTTDKDHFCELCSMMFSSPVVATSHYEGKVHARNIRKQGLETSDRRSETSPAEDTVSRSAQEGSAELPDPPVSTSSPNTEVDTKDPNKYCSLCAVSFNNPHTALQHYNGRKHQRNLSRQELLKGVEDHIKQAGLVCQICSVQLNSVEMYKAHMQGNKHLSRQKKVVDLCNTQQVYETFADELSDYIQIQKARGINPKPPALPSKDTQQEEEKEKSVGEDVDSRADNVEVTNSVPNVSRKYNSPHLSLTGCHSPAERSPPPHLDRSGSFYSLDYSSGPPLPFMRRKHRKPSSSSASSSSSYSSGASDSEDTKYRDRKRRERTKRPRCEESEKVKGRKWFGREKQRDSEERGRKTRKNHSRQRGQDRKCQVEDAEPVPREREMDSLKLDYVTSNHKDTEQEGGEMDESSGHKNRKEKKRARGKVDTRTEEERLWDVSILGF from the exons ATGGACGATTCCAAAGTCTGCACCCCGCTGCTTGCGGAGTCAGACGCTCAAAAAAACACCAGCAATTCCTCTTACAAGGGTTCTGTCACAGATGCTGACAAAGTAATAATCACTAACACAGATAGCATCAAGGTTGAAG GAGTGAAGCGTGATGAAGACCTCCTGAAGGGCCTCCTCGCTGACGACTACTGCCACGTGTGCGAAGCTGTGCTCCTGTTTGAGTCCCAGCGACTTTCCCATTATGAG GGTAAAAAACACGCTCAGAGGGTCCGGGTGTACCTGCAGGCCAAGAGAGCTGAAAGGACAAAGCAAGAAGACGCAGCAGCCCAGGTTACTGTTCAC CGGACCATGACAACAGATAAAGACCACTTCTGCGAGCTGTGCAGCATGATGTTCAGTTCCCCCGTGGTGGCAACGTCACACTATGAGGGCAAAGTCCACGCAAGGAACATTCGTAAACAAGGTCTCGAGACCTCGG ACAGGCGCTCAGAAACTTCACCGGCCGAAGATACGGTCAGCAGATCAGCCCAGGAGGGCAGCGCGGAGCTGCCGGACCCACCCGTGTCCACATCGTCTCCCAACACAGAGGTCGACACCAAGGACCCGAACAAGTACTGTTCCCTGTGCGCCGTCTCCTTCAATAACCCCCACACCGCCCTCCAGCACTACAATGGACGCAAACATCAGAGGAACCTGAGCAGGCAGGAGTTGCTGAAGGGAGTCGAAGACCACATCAAACAAG CCGGCCTGGTGTGCCAGATATGTAGTGTGCAGTTGAATTCGGTGGAGATGTACAAGGCCCACATGCAAGGAAACAAACACCTGAGCAG GCAGAAGAAGGTGGTCGACCTCTGCAACACCCAGCAGGTCTACGAGACGTTTGCAGACGAGCTGTCAGATTACATCCAGATTCAGAAAGCTCGAGGAATAAACCCGaaacctccagctcttccttccAAAGACacgcagcaggaggaggagaaggagaagagtgTGGGCGAGGATGTGGACAGCAGGGCAGATAACGTAGAAGTGACCAATTCTGTGCCCAACGTCTCTCGGAAGTATAattctcctcacctctccctcaCTGGCTGTCACAGCCCAGCTGAACGAAgtccccctccacatctggaccGTTCCGGCTCATTCTACAGTTTGGACTACAGCTCAGGTCCCCCGCTGCCTTTCATGagaaggaagcacaggaaaccctcctcttcctctgcctcctcctcatcctcttacAGCAGTGGCGCGAGTGACAGCGAAGACACCAAatacagagacaggaagagaagggagaggacgAAGAGGCCAAGGTGTGAGGAATCTGAGAAGGTAAAAGGCAGGAAGTGGTTTGGCAGGGAAAAACAGAGGGAttcagaggagagggggaggaaaacaaggaaaaatcacagcaggcagagaggacaggacaggaagtgtcaggTGGAGGACGCTGAGCCTGTCCCAAGGGAAAGAGAGATGGACAGCCTCAAGTTGGATTATGTGACATCGAATCACAAAGACACCGAACAGGAGGGCGGAGAGATGGACGAGTCCAGcggacacaaaaacaggaaggagaagaagagagcgaGGGGAAAAGTGGACacaaggacagaggaggagagactgTGGGACGTCTCCATCCTGGGCTTTTAA
- the cd8a gene encoding T-cell surface glycoprotein CD8 alpha chain, which produces MEQKWRKVLVFLVFCQQTTPGDNQKEDVVKEGAQVDIHCQPSQAASMTVWFRVRDNSWMEFIGSFSNGLKKTENNVSSEFTHGKINRDILTLKSFQRQKDSGLYCCASLYKGKELRFGPVTQLRGETVEQKPTVAQTTPRQQPVTTAPACTCDSSKARGGIGTQLSCAPLILGPLAGGCGLLLLLLIVTALYCNRVRTRRCPHHYKRKPRGKPPGNK; this is translated from the exons atggagcaaaagtgGAGGAAGGTTCTGGTGTTTCTGGTGTTTTGTCAGC AAACAACCCCTGGAGACAATCAGAAGGAAGACGTTGTGAAGGAGGGCGCCCAGGTGGACATTCATTGTCAACCCAGCCAGGCGGCATCCATGACCGTCTGGTTTCGAGTGCGGGACAACTCTTGGATGGAATTCATCGGTTCTTTCAGCAACGGATTGAAGAAGACGGAAAACAACGTCAGCTCGGAGTTCACCCATGGGAAGATCAACAGAGACATCCTGACCCTGAAGTCGTTCCAACGACAAAAGGACAGCGGCCTGTACTGCTGCGCGTCGCTCTATAAGGGTAAAGAACTCCGGTTCGGGCCGGTGACCCAGCTGCGTGGAG AAACGGTCGAGCAAAAACCCACGGTCGCTCAAACGACGCCGAGGCAACAACCAGTGACGACCGCGCCGGCGTGCACGTGCGACAGCAGCAAGGCCAGAG GGGGAATCGGGACCCAGCTCTCCTGCGCGCCGCTGATTCTGGGCCCGCTGGCCGGCGGCTGcggccttcttctcctcctcctcatcgtcacCGCTTTGTACTGCAACA gagtAAGAACCCGGAGATGCCCGCACCATTACAAAAGAAA ACCTCGGGGGAAGCCTCCTGGAAACAAATGA
- the zmat1 gene encoding zinc finger matrin-type protein 1 isoform X3, translating to MDDSKVCTPLLAESDAQKNTSNSSYKGSVTDADKVIITNTDSIKVEGVKRDEDLLKGLLADDYCHVCEAVLLFESQRLSHYEGKKHAQRVRVYLQAKRAERTKQEDAAAQVTVHVKRTMTTDKDHFCELCSMMFSSPVVATSHYEGKVHARNIRKQDRRSETSPAEDTVSRSAQEGSAELPDPPVSTSSPNTEVDTKDPNKYCSLCAVSFNNPHTALQHYNGRKHQRNLSRQELLKGVEDHIKQAGLVCQICSVQLNSVEMYKAHMQGNKHLSRQKKVVDLCNTQQVYETFADELSDYIQIQKARGINPKPPALPSKDTQQEEEKEKSVGEDVDSRADNVEVTNSVPNVSRKYNSPHLSLTGCHSPAERSPPPHLDRSGSFYSLDYSSGPPLPFMRRKHRKPSSSSASSSSSYSSGASDSEDTKYRDRKRRERTKRPRCEESEKVKGRKWFGREKQRDSEERGRKTRKNHSRQRGQDRKCQVEDAEPVPREREMDSLKLDYVTSNHKDTEQEGGEMDESSGHKNRKEKKRARGKVDTRTEEERLWDVSILGF from the exons ATGGACGATTCCAAAGTCTGCACCCCGCTGCTTGCGGAGTCAGACGCTCAAAAAAACACCAGCAATTCCTCTTACAAGGGTTCTGTCACAGATGCTGACAAAGTAATAATCACTAACACAGATAGCATCAAGGTTGAAG GAGTGAAGCGTGATGAAGACCTCCTGAAGGGCCTCCTCGCTGACGACTACTGCCACGTGTGCGAAGCTGTGCTCCTGTTTGAGTCCCAGCGACTTTCCCATTATGAG GGTAAAAAACACGCTCAGAGGGTCCGGGTGTACCTGCAGGCCAAGAGAGCTGAAAGGACAAAGCAAGAAGACGCAGCAGCCCAGGTTACTGTTCACGTAAAG CGGACCATGACAACAGATAAAGACCACTTCTGCGAGCTGTGCAGCATGATGTTCAGTTCCCCCGTGGTGGCAACGTCACACTATGAGGGCAAAGTCCACGCAAGGAACATTCGTAAACAAG ACAGGCGCTCAGAAACTTCACCGGCCGAAGATACGGTCAGCAGATCAGCCCAGGAGGGCAGCGCGGAGCTGCCGGACCCACCCGTGTCCACATCGTCTCCCAACACAGAGGTCGACACCAAGGACCCGAACAAGTACTGTTCCCTGTGCGCCGTCTCCTTCAATAACCCCCACACCGCCCTCCAGCACTACAATGGACGCAAACATCAGAGGAACCTGAGCAGGCAGGAGTTGCTGAAGGGAGTCGAAGACCACATCAAACAAG CCGGCCTGGTGTGCCAGATATGTAGTGTGCAGTTGAATTCGGTGGAGATGTACAAGGCCCACATGCAAGGAAACAAACACCTGAGCAG GCAGAAGAAGGTGGTCGACCTCTGCAACACCCAGCAGGTCTACGAGACGTTTGCAGACGAGCTGTCAGATTACATCCAGATTCAGAAAGCTCGAGGAATAAACCCGaaacctccagctcttccttccAAAGACacgcagcaggaggaggagaaggagaagagtgTGGGCGAGGATGTGGACAGCAGGGCAGATAACGTAGAAGTGACCAATTCTGTGCCCAACGTCTCTCGGAAGTATAattctcctcacctctccctcaCTGGCTGTCACAGCCCAGCTGAACGAAgtccccctccacatctggaccGTTCCGGCTCATTCTACAGTTTGGACTACAGCTCAGGTCCCCCGCTGCCTTTCATGagaaggaagcacaggaaaccctcctcttcctctgcctcctcctcatcctcttacAGCAGTGGCGCGAGTGACAGCGAAGACACCAAatacagagacaggaagagaagggagaggacgAAGAGGCCAAGGTGTGAGGAATCTGAGAAGGTAAAAGGCAGGAAGTGGTTTGGCAGGGAAAAACAGAGGGAttcagaggagagggggaggaaaacaaggaaaaatcacagcaggcagagaggacaggacaggaagtgtcaggTGGAGGACGCTGAGCCTGTCCCAAGGGAAAGAGAGATGGACAGCCTCAAGTTGGATTATGTGACATCGAATCACAAAGACACCGAACAGGAGGGCGGAGAGATGGACGAGTCCAGcggacacaaaaacaggaaggagaagaagagagcgaGGGGAAAAGTGGACacaaggacagaggaggagagactgTGGGACGTCTCCATCCTGGGCTTTTAA
- the zmat1 gene encoding zinc finger matrin-type protein 1 isoform X4 — MDDSKVCTPLLAESDAQKNTSNSSYKGSVTDADKVIITNTDSIKVEGVKRDEDLLKGLLADDYCHVCEAVLLFESQRLSHYEGKKHAQRVRVYLQAKRAERTKQEDAAAQVTVHRTMTTDKDHFCELCSMMFSSPVVATSHYEGKVHARNIRKQDRRSETSPAEDTVSRSAQEGSAELPDPPVSTSSPNTEVDTKDPNKYCSLCAVSFNNPHTALQHYNGRKHQRNLSRQELLKGVEDHIKQAGLVCQICSVQLNSVEMYKAHMQGNKHLSRQKKVVDLCNTQQVYETFADELSDYIQIQKARGINPKPPALPSKDTQQEEEKEKSVGEDVDSRADNVEVTNSVPNVSRKYNSPHLSLTGCHSPAERSPPPHLDRSGSFYSLDYSSGPPLPFMRRKHRKPSSSSASSSSSYSSGASDSEDTKYRDRKRRERTKRPRCEESEKVKGRKWFGREKQRDSEERGRKTRKNHSRQRGQDRKCQVEDAEPVPREREMDSLKLDYVTSNHKDTEQEGGEMDESSGHKNRKEKKRARGKVDTRTEEERLWDVSILGF, encoded by the exons ATGGACGATTCCAAAGTCTGCACCCCGCTGCTTGCGGAGTCAGACGCTCAAAAAAACACCAGCAATTCCTCTTACAAGGGTTCTGTCACAGATGCTGACAAAGTAATAATCACTAACACAGATAGCATCAAGGTTGAAG GAGTGAAGCGTGATGAAGACCTCCTGAAGGGCCTCCTCGCTGACGACTACTGCCACGTGTGCGAAGCTGTGCTCCTGTTTGAGTCCCAGCGACTTTCCCATTATGAG GGTAAAAAACACGCTCAGAGGGTCCGGGTGTACCTGCAGGCCAAGAGAGCTGAAAGGACAAAGCAAGAAGACGCAGCAGCCCAGGTTACTGTTCAC CGGACCATGACAACAGATAAAGACCACTTCTGCGAGCTGTGCAGCATGATGTTCAGTTCCCCCGTGGTGGCAACGTCACACTATGAGGGCAAAGTCCACGCAAGGAACATTCGTAAACAAG ACAGGCGCTCAGAAACTTCACCGGCCGAAGATACGGTCAGCAGATCAGCCCAGGAGGGCAGCGCGGAGCTGCCGGACCCACCCGTGTCCACATCGTCTCCCAACACAGAGGTCGACACCAAGGACCCGAACAAGTACTGTTCCCTGTGCGCCGTCTCCTTCAATAACCCCCACACCGCCCTCCAGCACTACAATGGACGCAAACATCAGAGGAACCTGAGCAGGCAGGAGTTGCTGAAGGGAGTCGAAGACCACATCAAACAAG CCGGCCTGGTGTGCCAGATATGTAGTGTGCAGTTGAATTCGGTGGAGATGTACAAGGCCCACATGCAAGGAAACAAACACCTGAGCAG GCAGAAGAAGGTGGTCGACCTCTGCAACACCCAGCAGGTCTACGAGACGTTTGCAGACGAGCTGTCAGATTACATCCAGATTCAGAAAGCTCGAGGAATAAACCCGaaacctccagctcttccttccAAAGACacgcagcaggaggaggagaaggagaagagtgTGGGCGAGGATGTGGACAGCAGGGCAGATAACGTAGAAGTGACCAATTCTGTGCCCAACGTCTCTCGGAAGTATAattctcctcacctctccctcaCTGGCTGTCACAGCCCAGCTGAACGAAgtccccctccacatctggaccGTTCCGGCTCATTCTACAGTTTGGACTACAGCTCAGGTCCCCCGCTGCCTTTCATGagaaggaagcacaggaaaccctcctcttcctctgcctcctcctcatcctcttacAGCAGTGGCGCGAGTGACAGCGAAGACACCAAatacagagacaggaagagaagggagaggacgAAGAGGCCAAGGTGTGAGGAATCTGAGAAGGTAAAAGGCAGGAAGTGGTTTGGCAGGGAAAAACAGAGGGAttcagaggagagggggaggaaaacaaggaaaaatcacagcaggcagagaggacaggacaggaagtgtcaggTGGAGGACGCTGAGCCTGTCCCAAGGGAAAGAGAGATGGACAGCCTCAAGTTGGATTATGTGACATCGAATCACAAAGACACCGAACAGGAGGGCGGAGAGATGGACGAGTCCAGcggacacaaaaacaggaaggagaagaagagagcgaGGGGAAAAGTGGACacaaggacagaggaggagagactgTGGGACGTCTCCATCCTGGGCTTTTAA
- the cd8b gene encoding cd8 beta precursor (The RefSeq protein has 2 substitutions compared to this genomic sequence): protein MARTGAGTTMILLTLAWTLLTASQASDPNVILSQEMLAALYPKLLSNGTVPCDCRNVQCDSVYWFRTVLATSQVQYLGRLNNANIANHGVGVNKARFLFKRKTKTSFMLNIIKVTEEDTGIYSCVLTDRKNTEVWKSGILLLPGVIPPTLPPTTTTKAPIKSICRCSSRANGCSSLVLWPLVGILAALALTLICTLYYFSRLPKKCRHRFVKKRLLT from the exons ATGGCTCGCACAGGCGCCGGCACCACAATGATCCTGCTGACCCTGGCGTGGACCCTGCTGACGGCATCGCAGGCGTCAG ATCCGAACGTCATCCTGTCTCAAGAAATGCTAGCAGCTCTTTACCCCAAGCTCCTCAGCAACGGCACCGTCCCCTGTGACTGCCAGAACGTCCAATGCGACTCCGTCTACTGGTTCCGCACCGTCCTCGCTACCAGCCAAGTGCAGTACCTGGGCCGGCTGAACAACGCTAACATTGCCAACCACGGGGTCGGCGTGAACAAAGCACGGTTCTTATTTAAAAGGAAGACCAAGACGTCGTTTATGCTGAACATCATCAAGGTGACGGAGGAGGACACGGGGATTTACTCGTGCGTCCTGACGGACAGGAAGAACACAGAAGTGTGGAAGTCTGGGATCCTTCTGCTGCCGGGAG TGATCCCACCAACCTTACCTCCAACCACCACAACCAAAGCGCCCATCAAGTCCATCTGTCGCTGCTCATCTCGGG CAAATGGATGCAGCTCCCTGGTTCTGAGGCCTTTGGTGGGAATTTTGGCAGCTTTAGCTTTGACGCTCATCTGCACGCTGTACTACTTCAGCC GGCTGCCTAAAAAATGTCGACACCGTTTTGTGAA AAAAAGGCTGCTGACCTAA
- the cd8b gene encoding cd8 beta isoform X1, which produces MLAALYPKLLSNGTVPCDCQNVQCDSVYWFRTVLATSQVQYLGRLNNANIANHGVGVNKARFLFKRKTKTSFMLNIIKVTEEDTGIYSCVLTDRKNTEVWKSGILLLPGVIPPTLPPTTTTKAPIKSICRCSSRANGCSSLVLRPLVGILAALALTLICTLYYFSRLPKKCRHRFVKKRLLT; this is translated from the exons ATGCTAGCAGCTCTTTACCCCAAGCTCCTCAGCAACGGCACCGTCCCCTGTGACTGCCAGAACGTCCAATGCGACTCCGTCTACTGGTTCCGCACCGTCCTCGCTACCAGCCAAGTGCAGTACCTGGGCCGGCTGAACAACGCTAACATTGCCAACCACGGGGTCGGCGTGAACAAAGCACGGTTCTTATTTAAAAGGAAGACCAAGACGTCGTTTATGCTGAACATCATCAAGGTGACGGAGGAGGACACGGGGATTTACTCGTGCGTCCTGACGGACAGGAAGAACACAGAAGTGTGGAAGTCTGGGATCCTTCTGCTGCCGGGAG TGATCCCACCAACCTTACCTCCAACCACCACAACCAAAGCGCCCATCAAGTCCATCTGTCGCTGCTCATCTCGGG CAAATGGATGCAGCTCCCTGGTTCTGAGGCCTTTGGTGGGAATTTTGGCAGCTTTAGCTTTGACGCTCATCTGCACGCTGTACTACTTCAGCC GGCTGCCTAAAAAATGTCGACACCGTTTTGTGAA AAAAAGGCTGCTGACCTAA
- the zmat1 gene encoding zinc finger matrin-type protein 1 isoform X1, with protein MDDSKVCTPLLAESDAQKNTSNSSYKGSVTDADKVIITNTDSIKVEGVKRDEDLLKGLLADDYCHVCEAVLLFESQRLSHYEGKKHAQRVRVYLQAKRAERTKQEDAAAQVTVHVKRTMTTDKDHFCELCSMMFSSPVVATSHYEGKVHARNIRKQGLETSDRRSETSPAEDTVSRSAQEGSAELPDPPVSTSSPNTEVDTKDPNKYCSLCAVSFNNPHTALQHYNGRKHQRNLSRQELLKGVEDHIKQAGLVCQICSVQLNSVEMYKAHMQGNKHLSRQKKVVDLCNTQQVYETFADELSDYIQIQKARGINPKPPALPSKDTQQEEEKEKSVGEDVDSRADNVEVTNSVPNVSRKYNSPHLSLTGCHSPAERSPPPHLDRSGSFYSLDYSSGPPLPFMRRKHRKPSSSSASSSSSYSSGASDSEDTKYRDRKRRERTKRPRCEESEKVKGRKWFGREKQRDSEERGRKTRKNHSRQRGQDRKCQVEDAEPVPREREMDSLKLDYVTSNHKDTEQEGGEMDESSGHKNRKEKKRARGKVDTRTEEERLWDVSILGF; from the exons ATGGACGATTCCAAAGTCTGCACCCCGCTGCTTGCGGAGTCAGACGCTCAAAAAAACACCAGCAATTCCTCTTACAAGGGTTCTGTCACAGATGCTGACAAAGTAATAATCACTAACACAGATAGCATCAAGGTTGAAG GAGTGAAGCGTGATGAAGACCTCCTGAAGGGCCTCCTCGCTGACGACTACTGCCACGTGTGCGAAGCTGTGCTCCTGTTTGAGTCCCAGCGACTTTCCCATTATGAG GGTAAAAAACACGCTCAGAGGGTCCGGGTGTACCTGCAGGCCAAGAGAGCTGAAAGGACAAAGCAAGAAGACGCAGCAGCCCAGGTTACTGTTCACGTAAAG CGGACCATGACAACAGATAAAGACCACTTCTGCGAGCTGTGCAGCATGATGTTCAGTTCCCCCGTGGTGGCAACGTCACACTATGAGGGCAAAGTCCACGCAAGGAACATTCGTAAACAAGGTCTCGAGACCTCGG ACAGGCGCTCAGAAACTTCACCGGCCGAAGATACGGTCAGCAGATCAGCCCAGGAGGGCAGCGCGGAGCTGCCGGACCCACCCGTGTCCACATCGTCTCCCAACACAGAGGTCGACACCAAGGACCCGAACAAGTACTGTTCCCTGTGCGCCGTCTCCTTCAATAACCCCCACACCGCCCTCCAGCACTACAATGGACGCAAACATCAGAGGAACCTGAGCAGGCAGGAGTTGCTGAAGGGAGTCGAAGACCACATCAAACAAG CCGGCCTGGTGTGCCAGATATGTAGTGTGCAGTTGAATTCGGTGGAGATGTACAAGGCCCACATGCAAGGAAACAAACACCTGAGCAG GCAGAAGAAGGTGGTCGACCTCTGCAACACCCAGCAGGTCTACGAGACGTTTGCAGACGAGCTGTCAGATTACATCCAGATTCAGAAAGCTCGAGGAATAAACCCGaaacctccagctcttccttccAAAGACacgcagcaggaggaggagaaggagaagagtgTGGGCGAGGATGTGGACAGCAGGGCAGATAACGTAGAAGTGACCAATTCTGTGCCCAACGTCTCTCGGAAGTATAattctcctcacctctccctcaCTGGCTGTCACAGCCCAGCTGAACGAAgtccccctccacatctggaccGTTCCGGCTCATTCTACAGTTTGGACTACAGCTCAGGTCCCCCGCTGCCTTTCATGagaaggaagcacaggaaaccctcctcttcctctgcctcctcctcatcctcttacAGCAGTGGCGCGAGTGACAGCGAAGACACCAAatacagagacaggaagagaagggagaggacgAAGAGGCCAAGGTGTGAGGAATCTGAGAAGGTAAAAGGCAGGAAGTGGTTTGGCAGGGAAAAACAGAGGGAttcagaggagagggggaggaaaacaaggaaaaatcacagcaggcagagaggacaggacaggaagtgtcaggTGGAGGACGCTGAGCCTGTCCCAAGGGAAAGAGAGATGGACAGCCTCAAGTTGGATTATGTGACATCGAATCACAAAGACACCGAACAGGAGGGCGGAGAGATGGACGAGTCCAGcggacacaaaaacaggaaggagaagaagagagcgaGGGGAAAAGTGGACacaaggacagaggaggagagactgTGGGACGTCTCCATCCTGGGCTTTTAA
- the gnrh2 gene encoding progonadoliberin-2, translating to MRVPGLLLLLGLLLCTGAHLSNGQHWSHGWYPGGKRELDPFNPSEISEEIKLCEAGECSYLRPQRRNVLRNFLLDALTRELQKRK from the exons ATGCGTGTGCCTGggctgcttttgctgcttgGCCTGCTTCTATGCACAGGAGCTCACCTGTCCAACGGCCAGCACTGGTCCCACGGGTGGTACCCGGGGGGCAAAAGGGAACTGGACCCTTTCAACCCCTCAGAG ATTTCAGAGGAGATTAAACTCTGTGAAGCAGGAGAATGCAGCTACTTGAGGCCCCAGAGGAGGAACGTTCTAAGGAATTTTCTT CTGGATGCCTTAACCAGagagctccagaaaaggaaatga